GAATCTTGGGGAGCTCGGAGAAGACTGGGGAGTAGTTGGGGGTGAACGGCTTCAGCTGCGACACGTGGAAGACTGGGTGGGTTCGGATGTCCGGCGGTAGCACCAGGCGATAGGCGAGGGTGCCGACGCGCTCGCTGATGGTGAATAGCCCGAAGTACTTGTACGCCAGCTTGCGGCAAGGACTACTGGCGACAGAGACTTGAATGTATGGCTAGAGATTGAGGAGAACTTGCTCACTGATGGCGAAGGGCGCGCACGAAGCGATGCTTGTCCGCTTGAAGCGATCTTGAGCGCCGGCGAGCCATGGACACAGTAGCTCGGTGTGGGTCGTCCAGTCGAGGACACCGGTCGTTGCATTGGGCGATAACTTGTTGCTGAAGGTGGGGAGCTCTCCTAGATTGGGCTCCCTGCCATAGAGAGCCTTGGACGGCGAAGAATTGTAGAGAAGAATGGTGTGTCGAATTGTACCAGAATTCCACGGCGGCGAGCCATTTGCGCCATTGTTTGGGCGGTCGTGGACGGCGCACCGAAGGTACATCTCATGGCATTGGTTGACGCGCTCGCTCTGATCATCAGTTTGGGGGTGGTacgtgttgggaaacgtagtagaaaacaaaaaaatcgcGCCTACGATCACCCAGGATCAATATAAAGATGCATAACGTATTGGAATCATGATCGTTACCTTCACCGAGTTGTAGCGGAAGAAAAacgtgttggtgtagatcgtacttggagtccctTGAACCGTCGATGAACGATCCCTTGTACCTCCCATGAACATCCCCTCGAACCGAAGACCGAAAGCACGTCCCCTCTATTTGGTTGCAAGCGTGCAGCCTTCACGATCCGGCAACGCTTCACTGTCCAGAGCTAATCGTCGCCGGAGATTAGAGA
This genomic window from Aegilops tauschii subsp. strangulata cultivar AL8/78 chromosome 4, Aet v6.0, whole genome shotgun sequence contains:
- the LOC141021653 gene encoding uncharacterized protein, which produces MYLRCAVHDRPNNGANGSPPWNSGTIRHTILLYNSSPSKALYGREPNLGELPTFSNKLSPNATTGVLDWTTHTELLCPWLAGAQDRFKRTSIASCAPFAISEQLAYKYFGLFTISERVGTLAYRLVLPPDIRTHPVFHVSQLKPFTPNYSPVFSELPKIPDLTALQFSPIAILECLLVKKGSAGVVHLRIQWSTLPTDATTWEDQDVLRLRYLDVVI